The Nitrospira lenta DNA window CCGGCGGGCAACACCACATATTTTCCCACACACACCGCATTGCACGCGAACCGGAGGGCTTCGCTTTCGGGAACGACGAGGCGAAACCCATCGGGCACCCGCTCCGTGATGACCTCCTGTCCATCCGTATCGAACGCCGCGGGAAAGTAGAGCAGCTCGCCGCCGGACAGGGGACAGAAGCACGTATCGAGATGGTAGAAACGTCCGTCGACAAGTTCGAGGGGAATGATCTCCTGCGTGAAGACCTCGCTAAGCAGGGGGAACACCCGTATATCCGATCGCTGGCGATAGCCTCCGAACCAGCAATCTGAAAACCCCAGCAGGTCCCCGGCGCCTTCGAAAAAGAACTCGGGCTCCAAGGTCACCACGTCATAGCCGGCGCTGCGAAACCAATCCTCGAAATAGGCTTCCTCCCGTTGACGCTCGGGATAGCGAAACCGGCTAACGACCGCTCGCCGGCCGACGACCACACCGGCATTGGCAGTAAACACCAAATCCGGCAACCCCGGCACCGGGCGCATCCGCTCCAGTACCACTCCGGCTTTCCGCTCAAGCACATGCATGAGCCCGTGCCACTGCCTAACGGCACTGACACGATCGACCGTGTTGGAACGCCGCATCCAGGGATTGATCTCATACTCGATGTCGAAATAGTCCGGAGGACAGACCAACAGCCGGCTCACAGAGACCTCCCGAGTTGCCTGGCCAGTTCGTTGAGAAAGGAGGCCGCATCCATCACCAGACCGACGGCTTGGAAACTGCCTCGATCGGCAAGCTTCGTGGGAACCGACGCATTGATATCGACACAGACGGTCGGCACGGACGCGGGAAGCAGATTCCCGGTGGCCACCGCATGCAGCGTGGAGGCGACCAATAGTGCCAACCCGACTCCCGGAATGGCTTCCCGCATGGCCGCTTGCGCGCGCATGGAATCTGTGATGACACCGGGCAATGGGCCATCGTCTCTGATCGTGCCGGCCATCACGACATGAACCCCGGTCTTGATACAGGCCGCCATGATGCCGCGCTTGATCGTTCCTGATTCGACGGCATCCCGAATGCTGCCGATGGCTCGAATCCGGTTGATGGTCCGCAGGTGATGCGCATGCCCATGCGGAACCGCGTGACCGGCATTCATCGCATAGCCTAACGAGGTTCCGTACATATCGGCCTCCATATCATGAGCGGCCAGGGCATTGCCGCAGAACAGGACATGGATGAACCCTTCCTCGATCAACCAGGTCAACGCATCCCGCCCACCGGCATGGATGATGGCCGGTCCTCCGGCTAGCAGTACCTTGGCTTGCCCGCTTCCCGCCCGCCGCTCCTCACGAAGCATGCGCATTCGCCGGGCCACGTCGGCAATGACGTGGCTATGCGGACGCTCAGCGGACACCTTTGATTCCATGAAGGCAAACACGTCACGTTCGCGAGGGCGCTGCAACGGCATCACGCGCACACCCGCCTGGCCGGTCACGATCAGATCTCCCTTGCGGACATCGGCCATCGGAACTGTTCGAGCGGTCATGTGCTGTAGATCCACAGTAATGCCCAGGTCCATCTCGACCCGTTGGACATCCACCCAGGTCTCGTTCAGGCGAACTTCGGTCGGCAGATGGGTAGTGGAATAGAACTCGTCAGGGAATATGCCGTCGGCGGGTGCCGGCTGCACGGCACAATCGGAATCCCGCTCGACCACAGCGCCGTGCGGCTGAATCGCACGCAGAATATGGTTCAACGTCGCGGGCGTCGGAGCCCGTACGACAATCCTCGCCTGCGACTGGTCCTCCCGGGTGCGGCCGATCTCGACCTGATCGAGATCGAACGAGCCTCCCATCATCAGAATCAGATCCAGGACCTTCGCCAGGATCAGAGAGTCGATAATGTGGCCACGCAGAACGATCGTTTCTTGAGCCGTCGTCATCCCACGCTCCCCGCTGCCCTGTCATAATTCTACCACTCCCCGGATCTGAATCGGCAGAAGTGATGGGAAGGAGCGAGTACGACGTGCGCGAGTCGTTCAAAATCCTGCGGACGGTTTCATGACCTCTCGCAAGACACTCGTCGCGTAGGCTCCGGGAGGCAGTGCGAATGTGAGCGTGAGGGTCGTCCCATCAAGCGACCAGTCCAATTCAGCCAGCGGAACCCGCAAGGCTCGCCGTTCACCGCGAAAACCGCAATCTTTGGCTGCCGCAACCAAGGCCTCCTGCGTCGCGCCTGCCTCGATCACGACCGCTTGTTCGATCAAGCCGGGCTCCCCTTCTGCCCAGGACACGCGTGAGCCGAATAAGATGCCTGTCGGGCTGATCTCGAAACAATCGGCGCGGATCTGTTCTTTCTCCGCATCCTCGACCAAAAAACAGGCGCCGTTCTGTGACTTCATCGCCCAGTCGCCGACGAAGAGCCGATCCAGCCGATCGATGCGCCGGGCCAGGATGTGATTGAACAAATAGGACTGATAGCTGTTCAAATACCACATCCGTTTGGTCCGGCTCATCCGGTCACGTCGACGGGCATCGTGCAGCAGGACGGCGCCGACTTCATGGTTGTCGCCGCTTTTCCCCTGCCGTTGAGGACCGAAGTAATTCGGCACGCCGCGGCGGCTGAGTTCCGCGAGGACCGCCGGCACCGATTCCACCGCATGCGAGGCCACGTCACGAATCACCAGGCGAAACCGGTTGCCCGCATGATGGCCGGTCCGCAGACGATTGCGGTGCCGCCCCAGCACCTCCACCTTCAGCAACTGTTCATCGATCGCCAGCCGGGAAATCCGGTCTTGATCGACACCTTGAACCGAGACCATTTGAGTCGTCACGGCGCGCGCGTCTTTCAATCCGGCAACGCCGATCGCCTGCGCTTTCACTCCCAAGACCGACGAAAAGTTCTTCACCAGATCCGGCGTCGATAGTCCGCGCTTGGTCACGCTCAGGTATAAATGTTCGCCCTCCCCGCACGGGAGATACAACGGACGCTCCTCGACCTGAAAATCTTCGTGAGTCGCACGCATCACCCCGCCGATACCGGGGATTGAAGCGGTCAGAAACGGTTCGGCTTGTGTAGTCACTCTTCACCATCCGATAATTGCGTGATGGATAAATCTCGACACTTGCTTCGGGGAAAACCAAGACCCATGGTATATTGCCGTATGTGGAAATGCAGCCATCGATCCCTGTCCGATCATACCGGAAACGTGCCGGCGATGCCGCTGCTTATCGCTATCGCCTGTGCCTGTTTGGCAAATCTATATCCGCTTTCCGTCTCAGCCGATCCTGACCGGCCGGGGAAACACACCGACGTGTTCCGTCTGTTCACGCAACATATTCAACGGCAAATCGAGTTGGATAAAACGGCCTTCGCGCAAGCCAGCGGCTGCACGAACTGGTTCTATCATCAAGACAAACAACCTGCTGCGCCACCGATCGCCCAGCCCATCCGCTTGGATCTGGTCCTCCAGTCTCCCAATAAGGAAGAATGCCTGCGGGCATATCCGCGCGGGCTGGACTCGGTCCGTCAGGATTTTCAACGCACCCAAGCCTCGTTGTCGGTAAGCCTGACTTTTTACGAGTACGCCTTGGTGGGCGACCGCGATGACGATGGCCGCTACAGCCGGGCCGAGCTACAAGATATTTTCCCGGCCTTGGCCCTCACGTTTGATCCCAGTCGTTCTCCCGTCGCCCAGGCCGCCTCACTCGCCGGACGCTTCGACGACTGGTACCGCCTGCGAAATCTTGAACACCTGATGACCGGCATGGCCCAACTCTACGACAAAGGCTATCGGGTCTCACCGGCCGACCGAGCCGAGCTTGACCGAGTCACCAGATGAGGATGGTGCATTCGTGGCCTGACCGCGTCCGGGCGTTTGTCGGCGCCGGCCTGAGCGAACCCTTCTATCGCCTCTTCAGCCTATTTCCCCAGTGCGAAATCGGCTTGTCGCACCATGCCGTCACCCGCCTGACCTTTCCCCATCGGGTACTGGCCGGTCACCGGGCCGTCCATTTGAGCGATCTGCATCTCGACCGTTACCAATCCCGCCATGATCTGGTCGCCGGCGAGGTCAAAGGACTGGAGCCGGACTGGATTTTCATTACCGGCGATCTGTTGAATGTCCCGAAGGGCTTGCCGCACCTGTTTCGATTTCTCGCGCAACTGCGCGCCATCGCCCCGGTCTATATCACGCTGGGCAATCACGACCACTACAGCGGAGTCCCCGTCGAACAGTTCCGCGACTGGGCGGATCGGCATCAGATCACGCTGCTCATCAATGAGTCGGCGACGATTCACGCGAACGGCGGGGAACTGGCCCTTGTCGGAGTGGATGATCCGTCGCTGCACCGGGCCGATCTCCGATGCTTGCCCGCGCAGGCGCAACATCGGTTTACACTGCTGCTCGCGCATGCCCCGAACATTCTCGATCAAATGGAGCCGCAGCATCACGCCAACCTGATTCTGTGCGGGCACAGCCACGGAGGCCAGTGGAGGATTCCCGGCATTCCGACTATCTGGCTGCCGCCCGGCTGCAACGGCCGCATCGCCGGTCACCACGAGCTGCACGGCCATCGGCTGTATGTCAATCGCGGGCTCGGCTGGTCGTTTCTCCCGCTGCGGTGGAACTGCCGGCCGGAGATCGCCGTGATCGAATGGACCGTCGAATCAGCCGCCCCCGCGATCATGGCTGCGTGAGTCGTTCCAGCGCTTCCTTGGCGCGACTGCGCGTGGTCTGATCCCAATCTTCCTTCATCACTTCTTCAAGCTTGTCCCGGGCCTCGGGGGCGCGCAAACGGCCCAATCCCAAGGCTGCACAGGACCGGACATAGGCATGATCGTCTTCGAGCGCGACGAGTAACAGCGGGACGACCGAGCGGTCCTGCAGCACGCCCAAATGGCTGGCCGCCATCCCGCGAATGCGATGTTGCTTCTCTCCGACCGCACGGCGCAACGTGCTCACCCAAAGCTCTTTGAGCGCGGGCGCCGCCGCTTCAAGCCCGGTTGCCCGATACCCGTTCACTTCCGCCAGCGCGAATGACAGTTCGAGCTTTTTGTCTCGCACGGTTTCCCGTTGAAACGCCGCGAGCAAGCGATCCCGTCTTCGCCTTTGTTGGACACGCCGGCGGATTTTCTTGATGACCACCAGCACCAGCACAGCGATACCGAGCACCGCAGCGGCCAGCGGAATGGCCTGATCGACCACGTAGTCCTGCACGTCCAGCGAGAGACGTTTCCACACCCACACTGAGGTAATGACGATCCCCAGAAGGATGACGATGGCGCTCAGATTGGCCTGGCCCTGGTCGGCGCGTCGCAACATGGGAGCGGATCATACGGGCGCATCCCTCGCGCCGTCAATGAAGGATCCCCCTGCCAAGCCCCACCCAATGATGGCGCACCGTGCTCCCTTGACCCCTTGCCCGCGGCAGAATATGCTCCGTTCATGGAACTTCCCGACCTGAAAGACGACCCCTATCTCAAGTTGGTCAGACCCCTGGTGGAGGCCCACCAGGCATTCTGGCTTGTCGATAACCGTCATATCCGTTCATTGAAGCTGACGCCATCCCAATTCGACGTCATTGCGACGCTGGGAGATACGGATGGCATGACCTGCTCTGAATTATCCGCCAGAACCCTGGTCACCAAAGGGACCCTCACGGGCGTCCTCGACCGGCTGGTGGCCAAGGGATTGATTCGCCGCGAAACCGTCGACAGCGATCGCCGGCGAATCAGCGTCCGATTGACCGAGAAGGGCGACACGGTCTTCCGCAAAACGTACGGGGCGCATATCGCGTTTCTGAAACCGTTTTTCGAACAGGCATTGAGTCAGAAAGAGGTCGAGGCCGCACGGGTGCTGCTGCTCCGCCTTCGCGACAGCTTCAAGCGAGGCACGTCCTAGGCATGCGGTTGACCATTCTCGGCTCGGGCACAAATCTTCACCCGACCAGAGCCGCCGCCGGCTATCTGGTCCGCACCGACCAGACCATCCTGTTGGACTTCGGCCCCAGGACATTGTCCAATCTGCTGAAAACGGGCGTCGATCGCCATCGCATCACCCACATCCTGTTCTCGCATTTTCACGCCGACCACTTTTCAGACTTCATCACCTTCTACTTTGACGCGGTCATCTACACCAAGCATGGCGGCGGATGGCGCCCCGATCTCACCCTAATCGGCCCGCGCGGGGCAAAAGCCCTGTTCCGCAGTATCATGGCCACCTTCCCCAGCTTTTCCGACCCGCCGTTCCGGGTGCATCTGAAAGAAGTGACGGATCGAGCCTTGCGGGTCGGTGAGACCCTCATTACTCCCCGCCGAGTTGTTCATGTTCCCGATCTCAATAGTGTGGGGTATCGCATCGAGTACAAGGGAAAGACGCTGGTCTACTCAGGCGATGCGCAATACTGTGACAGCCTGGTGCGCCTCTGCAGAGACGCCGACGTGGCCGTGCTGGACTGCTCGTTCCCGGCCACGAAGCCGGGGCCAGTGCATATGCACGCGGGGGAATGCGGCCAGGTGGCGGAGGAGGCCGGCGTGGATCGCCTGGTGCTATCGCATTTCTATCCACCCGCAGATCGGGCCGACGTGAAAGCGCAGGCAGCGGAGAATTTTCGCGGGACGGTGATAAAGGGGAAGGATCTGCTCACAATTCGCATGTGAGGCGAGAGTGAAACCAGCCGGACTACAAGCCCTCTTCGCGGGGCTCCCCGCCGAGGATGTCGATGAGCGTCGTGAACCGCGCCGTCTTCACCGGCTCATCCATTTTGGAATAAATCGCCAGGAGATTCTTCACCATGCGGGAGAGGATGCCGCGAACCGGGCTATGCTGTAGATACTTGTCATCGAATCCATACCCGGCTTCCGTTAAGAATCGGGCGCAATTCTTTTCCGTCAACAGCGCGCCGCCGTTGAAGCAATCGATGAAAATCTTGTAGCGATCCGACTCGTACTTCACGAGGAAATGGCCCGGCATCCCGATGCCATGCAGCGG harbors:
- a CDS encoding dimethylarginine dimethylaminohydrolase family protein — protein: MSRLLVCPPDYFDIEYEINPWMRRSNTVDRVSAVRQWHGLMHVLERKAGVVLERMRPVPGLPDLVFTANAGVVVGRRAVVSRFRYPERQREEAYFEDWFRSAGYDVVTLEPEFFFEGAGDLLGFSDCWFGGYRQRSDIRVFPLLSEVFTQEIIPLELVDGRFYHLDTCFCPLSGGELLYFPAAFDTDGQEVITERVPDGFRLVVPESEALRFACNAVCVGKYVVLPAGCPETEQQLQSRGYRTHALPLDEFMKSGGSAKCLTLALD
- a CDS encoding TIGR00300 family protein; translated protein: MTTAQETIVLRGHIIDSLILAKVLDLILMMGGSFDLDQVEIGRTREDQSQARIVVRAPTPATLNHILRAIQPHGAVVERDSDCAVQPAPADGIFPDEFYSTTHLPTEVRLNETWVDVQRVEMDLGITVDLQHMTARTVPMADVRKGDLIVTGQAGVRVMPLQRPRERDVFAFMESKVSAERPHSHVIADVARRMRMLREERRAGSGQAKVLLAGGPAIIHAGGRDALTWLIEEGFIHVLFCGNALAAHDMEADMYGTSLGYAMNAGHAVPHGHAHHLRTINRIRAIGSIRDAVESGTIKRGIMAACIKTGVHVVMAGTIRDDGPLPGVITDSMRAQAAMREAIPGVGLALLVASTLHAVATGNLLPASVPTVCVDINASVPTKLADRGSFQAVGLVMDAASFLNELARQLGRSL
- the truD gene encoding tRNA pseudouridine(13) synthase TruD, whose amino-acid sequence is MTTQAEPFLTASIPGIGGVMRATHEDFQVEERPLYLPCGEGEHLYLSVTKRGLSTPDLVKNFSSVLGVKAQAIGVAGLKDARAVTTQMVSVQGVDQDRISRLAIDEQLLKVEVLGRHRNRLRTGHHAGNRFRLVIRDVASHAVESVPAVLAELSRRGVPNYFGPQRQGKSGDNHEVGAVLLHDARRRDRMSRTKRMWYLNSYQSYLFNHILARRIDRLDRLFVGDWAMKSQNGACFLVEDAEKEQIRADCFEISPTGILFGSRVSWAEGEPGLIEQAVVIEAGATQEALVAAAKDCGFRGERRALRVPLAELDWSLDGTTLTLTFALPPGAYATSVLREVMKPSAGF
- a CDS encoding metallophosphoesterase, which encodes MRMVHSWPDRVRAFVGAGLSEPFYRLFSLFPQCEIGLSHHAVTRLTFPHRVLAGHRAVHLSDLHLDRYQSRHDLVAGEVKGLEPDWIFITGDLLNVPKGLPHLFRFLAQLRAIAPVYITLGNHDHYSGVPVEQFRDWADRHQITLLINESATIHANGGELALVGVDDPSLHRADLRCLPAQAQHRFTLLLAHAPNILDQMEPQHHANLILCGHSHGGQWRIPGIPTIWLPPGCNGRIAGHHELHGHRLYVNRGLGWSFLPLRWNCRPEIAVIEWTVESAAPAIMAA
- a CDS encoding HEAT repeat domain-containing protein translates to MLRRADQGQANLSAIVILLGIVITSVWVWKRLSLDVQDYVVDQAIPLAAAVLGIAVLVLVVIKKIRRRVQQRRRRDRLLAAFQRETVRDKKLELSFALAEVNGYRATGLEAAAPALKELWVSTLRRAVGEKQHRIRGMAASHLGVLQDRSVVPLLLVALEDDHAYVRSCAALGLGRLRAPEARDKLEEVMKEDWDQTTRSRAKEALERLTQP
- a CDS encoding MarR family winged helix-turn-helix transcriptional regulator; amino-acid sequence: MELPDLKDDPYLKLVRPLVEAHQAFWLVDNRHIRSLKLTPSQFDVIATLGDTDGMTCSELSARTLVTKGTLTGVLDRLVAKGLIRRETVDSDRRRISVRLTEKGDTVFRKTYGAHIAFLKPFFEQALSQKEVEAARVLLLRLRDSFKRGTS
- a CDS encoding MBL fold metallo-hydrolase — protein: MRLTILGSGTNLHPTRAAAGYLVRTDQTILLDFGPRTLSNLLKTGVDRHRITHILFSHFHADHFSDFITFYFDAVIYTKHGGGWRPDLTLIGPRGAKALFRSIMATFPSFSDPPFRVHLKEVTDRALRVGETLITPRRVVHVPDLNSVGYRIEYKGKTLVYSGDAQYCDSLVRLCRDADVAVLDCSFPATKPGPVHMHAGECGQVAEEAGVDRLVLSHFYPPADRADVKAQAAENFRGTVIKGKDLLTIRM